The Solicola gregarius DNA window TGCCGACTGACCCGACCACCTGTCCCGATCCGTTCAGTGGTCTGGAGCGCTTTCGGCGTCGTCACGGCTCGACCGCTGCCGACGAGGGGTGGGACCTGTGGCGAGATCCGGTCATGGCGGCCGGGGACCTGGCATCACCTCGCCTCCGCCGGTGGTTCACCAACCACAACCCGAGTGGCCGTGTCGCTCGCCGACGTCGCTCGGCCGTGCGCCAGCGACTGATGGCACGGTTCGCGTCGATTGTCCCCACCGGCCGTGTGCCAGCGACTGATGGCACGGTTCGCGTCGATTGTCCCCACCGGCCGTGTGCTGGTGACGCCGACGAGCCTTACCGAGCCGCCGAGGTTCGACGACCTGCACGGCGCCAGGTACGACGAGCTGTACCGAGAAGCCCACCGCATGCTGTGGGCCCTCAACGAACTCGACGGCCCAGCGA harbors:
- a CDS encoding amidase family protein, yielding MARFASIVPTGRVLVTPTSLTEPPRFDDLHGARYDELYREAHRMLWALNELDGPAITVPCGFTDSGLPVGLQLCAPSGRDADVLSAAERVENVLTEQHVPTH